From the Chloroherpetonaceae bacterium genome, the window GATTTCTATACTCTTTGGCATTGATACACCAATCGCGCTCGACAGCGTGCGCCTTTCAGAGCGCGTGCTTTTCTACGACAATACCAAATCGCGCCAAGAATTAGGTCTCACCTACCAGCCCATTGAAAAAACGCTGGAAACCCTTCTCTTTTCTTCGTATAAGTTTCAGTTGCAACGCTTCTCGAGCATGAGTGCAGGCTAACTAAACTTTGAAAGCGATGAAGCACATCTTTAAGTTTTTCTCTGCTGCTGCACTGTGGGGGCTTATGGCATCGTTGCTATGGGCTCAACCTTCGGGTTTACAGCCCGGCGCCGTCGTGCCGAATTTTACTCTGCCGACTATTGACGGTGAGCTATACTCGCTCTATGCGCAGAAGGGTAAAAAGGGGTTTGTGGTGGTGTTCATCTCGACCCAATGCCCTGTCTCCAATGCCTACAATGCGCGCTACATTAAGCTGGCAGAGATGGCCAAACAAAGCCTGATAGAATGGATTGCCATCAATCCAAATGAAACAGAGCCACTTGATGAAGTGCGTTTGCACGCTCGAGAAAAAGGCTTTCCCTTTCCCGTTCTAAAAGATGAGGGCAACCGCGTCACTGACCTTTTTGGTGCGAAATACACGCCAGAAGTTTTCCTACTGGACGCCAATTTCCGATTGCTCTATCGTGGCCGTATTGACGACAACCAACGCGAAGAGCGAGTGGTGTCCAAAGATTTGGAAGAAGCTATTGCAGCATATTTAGCTGGCTTGCGCGTGCCCAATCCTGTTACAACTGCACGTGGCTGCCTTATCAAACGCTCTTCTTGAAGTCAGTTACCAAGACTGATTTGCTAAAACTCAATGCCCAAGCGTGCTGGCACGCCTTCATCAAAGTAATGCTTCACTTTTCGCATTTCGGTAATTAGGTCTGCGCGCCGCTCCAGTTCGTCCCAGATTTTGTGCCCTGTCATGACCAGCTCGCATGGTCGTCCTGCTGCTTCGTAGCAATCGAGCAATTCTATCAGGTCAGATGGCTTCAGCAGGTTGTAGGCTACGGCGGCTAAGGCTTCATCGAGCACCAGCAAATTGAGATTTCCGCTTTTGATAAAGGCTCTTGCTACCTCCAATCCACGCTGCGCTTCTTTTAGGTCTTCGTCTTGGTTTTTGAATCGAAACGTGCCATCTGGCATCATTCGCTCGCAACCTGTTGGCACCAGTTCAATAGGGTAGCCAATGTCTCGAAGTTTGCGCAAAATCAATCGCTCAGAGTAGTGTTCATTTTGTCCATCGTAGCCTTTGTCGAACTGCACAATTGCCACTCGGTGGCCTGCTCCTAATGCGCGAATTGAAAGCCCAATGACGGATGTGGTTTTGCCTTTGCCGTATCCGTAGTAGAGGTGAATTTTATGCATTCGTTTATGTGCGATGGTTGGAAGGTTTTAGTATGAAACGCTCAGCGTTAGACGAACATTTCTGCCGGGCATTGGGAAGCTGCGAATGACCTCATACTGCTCATCAAACAGATTGTTGATGTCCAGCTTCAGCGCTGCCGTGAGTTCCCACAGCCGCTCTTCCGTGCGCAACGACACATCGCTTAGCATATAGGGTGGCAGCAGGTTTGCTATGATATTTTCACCCAGCTGATAGCGATACCCCACATAACTTTGCATCCAAACCAGACTCCACT encodes:
- a CDS encoding cob(I)yrinic acid a,c-diamide adenosyltransferase, which encodes MHKIHLYYGYGKGKTTSVIGLSIRALGAGHRVAIVQFDKGYDGQNEHYSERLILRKLRDIGYPIELVPTGCERMMPDGTFRFKNQDEDLKEAQRGLEVARAFIKSGNLNLLVLDEALAAVAYNLLKPSDLIELLDCYEAAGRPCELVMTGHKIWDELERRADLITEMRKVKHYFDEGVPARLGIEF
- a CDS encoding thioredoxin family protein, encoding MKHIFKFFSAAALWGLMASLLWAQPSGLQPGAVVPNFTLPTIDGELYSLYAQKGKKGFVVVFISTQCPVSNAYNARYIKLAEMAKQSLIEWIAINPNETEPLDEVRLHAREKGFPFPVLKDEGNRVTDLFGAKYTPEVFLLDANFRLLYRGRIDDNQREERVVSKDLEEAIAAYLAGLRVPNPVTTARGCLIKRSS